One region of Culex pipiens pallens isolate TS chromosome 2, TS_CPP_V2, whole genome shotgun sequence genomic DNA includes:
- the LOC120424413 gene encoding insulin-degrading enzyme — MYQQLLHRVSWTVLEGRNSLRASRSLITVRLSNRFVHSSAAGRASNKSGSSATMNAASLPKIATTAPVTVGADKLTRFDDIVKSQQDNRLYRGLRLSNGLKVLLISDPTTDKSAAALAVEVGHLSDPDEIPGLAHFCEHMLFLGTKKYINENDYMAFLSENGGSSNAATYADTTKYYFDVVPEKLQEALDRFSQFFIAPLFTESATEREINAVHSEHEKNLSMDVWRIRQVNKSLCDPKHPYNKFGTGSKKTLLEDPKLSKINIREELMKFHSKWYSANIMSLAVFGKESLDELESMVVSMFSDIENKNVTSPCWKDLPFKEEHLATKTTVVPVKDTRSLTITFQTEDLERYYKAGPEHYVSHLIGHEGAGSILSELKAKGWCNNLVGGYSTIGRGFGFFEVMVDLTQDGFDHVDDIVKIIFQYIHMLKTEGPQKWIFEEYCDLCEMQFRFKDKENPLSLVSNVVHSMQSYPLEEVLAAPYLISEWRPELIEELWNKFFPQNARITVVGQKCESVTNQEEEWYGTKYSSEAIPKNVLEEWAKPDLNANLHLPERNPFIPTDFELVPVDADIQSTPVIIHNTPMIRVWFKQDVEFLKPKTLMNLDFCSPIVYSDPLNCNLTHLFVQLFKDHLNEYLYAADLAGLRLVVSNTTYGISVSIGGYSHKQHILLEKVLDNLYNFKIDEKRFDILKEQYVRNLKNYNAEQPYQHAVYYLALLLTEQAWSKQELIDAADLLSVDRLRSFIDELLSRMHVECFIYGNVNKENALEISGKVEDKLKNTDASVVPLLARQLMLKREYKLNNGENCLFETNNDYHKSSCAELYLQCGMQDDQSNVFVDLVTQILSEPCYNQLRTKEQLGYIVFCGSRKSNGVQGIRVIVQSAKHPAYVEERIEHFLNGMIEQLENMSEEEFKRHKEALAAQKLEKPKRLSTQFGKFLTEISLQQYHFNRAQVEVAFLQTLTKQQIIEYYKDYIILGAPSRRSLSIHVVSTAEGGAGHRDAPPEATERSTNETADAKDFVKVCDLASFKSTRALYPMVQPYIDIKPKGSKCKL; from the exons ATGTATCAACAACTGCTCCATCGCGTCTCATGGACCGTGCTTGAGGGAAGAAATTCACTACGCGCATCAAG gAGTTTGATCACCGTCCGTCTGTCGAACAGATTCGTTCATAGTAGTGCCGCTGGTAGAGCGAGTAACAAGTCCGGAAGTTCCGCCACGATGAACGCTGCCTCGCTGCCGAAGATTGCCACGACGGCTCCGGTCACGGTTGGGGCGGACAAGCTGACACGGTTCGATGACATCGTAAAATCCCAACAGGACAATCGCCTCTATCGGGGGTTGAGGTTGAGCAACGGGTTGAAGGTGCTGCTGATTTCGGATCCGACCACGGACAAGTCTGCGGCTGCGTTGGCGGTTGAGGTTGGCCACTTGAGCGATCCGGATGAGATTCCGGGGTTGGCGCACTTTTGCGAGCACATGCTGTTTCTTGGAACGAAAAAGTACATTAACGAAAACGATTATATGGCATTTTTGTCCGAGAACGGAGGTAGCTCGAATGCCGCCACTTATGCCGACACGACCAAGTATTACTTCGATGTGGTTCCGGAGAAGCTGCAGGAGGCGTTGGACCGGttttcgcagtttttcattgcGCCGTTGTTTACGGAGTCGGCCACGGAGAGGGAGATTAATGCGGTACATTCGGAGCATGAGAAGAATCTCTCGATGGACGTTTGGCGGATACGGCAGGTCAACAAGTCGTTGTGCGATCCGAAACATCCGTACAATAAGTTTGGAACGGGTAGCAAGAAGACGCTGCTGGAGGATCCAAAGCTGAGCAAGATTAACATCCGGGAAGAGCTGATGAAGTTCCACTCGAAGTGGTACTCGGCGAATATCATGAGTTTGGCGGTATTCGGGAAGGAATCTCTGGACGAGCTGGAGTCGATGGTGGTGTCGATGTTTTCGGATATTGAGAACAAGAACGTGACGTCCCCTTGCTGGAAGGACCTTCCCTTTAAGGAGGAGCATTTGGCCACGAAGACGACGGTGGTTCCGGTCAAGGACACGCGCTCGCTGACAATCACCTTCCAAACGGAGGATCTGGAACGGTACTACAAGGCCGGACCGGAGCACTACGTCAGTCATCTGATTGGCCACGAAGGAGCCGGAAGTATTCTGTCGGAGCTGAAGGCGAAAGGTTGGTGCAACAACCTGGTCGGCGGCTACAGCACAATCGGACGCGGGTTTGGATTCTTCGAAGTGATGGTAGACCTGACTCAGGACGGATTCGACCACGTCGACGACATCGTAAAGATCATTTTCCAGTACATTCACATGCTCAAGACGGAAGGTCCCCAAAAGTGGATCTTTGAAGAGTACTGCGACCTGTGTGAGATGCAGTTCCGCTTCAAAGACAAAGAGAATCCACTCTCCTTGGTTTCCAACGTGGTCCACTCCATGCAGAGCTATCCGCTGGAGGAGGTCCTCGCCGCACCGTATCTCATTTCCGAGTGGCGTCCGGAGCTGATCGAGGAGTTGTGGAACAAGTTCTTCCCACAGAACGCGCGCATCACCGTCGTAGGTCAAAAGTGTGAAAGCGTCACAAATCAGGAAGAGGAATGGTACGGCACCAAGTACTCGAGCGAGGCCATTCCGAAGAACGTGCTCGAAGAGTGGGCCAAACCGGATCTTAACGCTAATCTGCACCTGCCCGAGCGCAACCCCTTCATCCCGACGGACTTCGAGCTGGTTCCGGTGGATGCGGACATCCAGAGCACGCCCGTAATCATCCACAATACGCCGATGATCCGTGTTTGGTTCAAGCAGGACGTCGAGTTTTTGAAGCCCAAAACGTTGATGAATCTGGACTTTTGCTCGCCGATCGTGTACTCCGATCCGCTGAACTGCAACCTGACGCATCTGTTCGTGCAGCTGTTCAAGGATCACCTGAACGAGTATCTGTACGCGGCCGATTTGGCAGGGTTGCGACTGGTGGTTTCGAATACAACGTATGGAATAAGT GTTTCAATTGGCGGCTACAGCCACAAGCAGCACATTCTGCTCGAGAAGGTGCTGGACAATTTGTACAACTTTAAGATCGACGAGAAGCGGTTCGACATCCTGAAGGAGCAGTACGTGCGCAATCTGAAGAACTACAACGCCGAGCAGCCCTACCAGCACGCGGTTTACTATCTGGCGCTGCTGTTGACCGAGCAGGCCTGGTCCAAGCAGGAGCTGATTGACGCGGCCGATT TACTCTCCGTGGATCGCCTGCGATCGTTCATCGACGAGCTGCTTTCTCGAATGCACGTCGAGTGCTTCATCTACGGCAACGTGAACAAAGAAAACGCGCTGGAAATCTCCGGCAAGGTCGAAGACAAGCTGAAGAACACGGACGCCAGCGTGGTTCCGCTGTTGGCGCGCCAGCTGATGCTGAAGCGAGAGTACAAGCTGAACAATG GTGAGAATTGTCTCTTCGAAACGAACAACGACTACCACAAGAGTTCGTGCGCCGAGCTGTACCTGCAGTGTGGCATGCAGGACGATCAGTCCAACGTTTTTGTCGACTTGGTTACGCAGATCTTGAGCGAACCGTGCTACAATCAGTTGCGCACCAAGGAGCAGCTCGGGTACATTGTGTTTTGCGGGTCGCGCAAGTCAAACGGCGTCCAGGGCATTCGGGTGATCGTACAGTCTGCGAAACATCCGGCGTACGTCGAGGAGAGGATCGAGcactttttgaatggaatgATT GAACAACTGGAAAACATGAGCGAGGAGGAGTTCAAGCGCCACAAGGAAGCGCTGGCGGCGCAAAAGCTGGAAAAGCCCAAGCGGCTGTCGACGCAGTTTGGCAAATTTTTGACCGAGATTTCTCTGCAGCAGTACCACTTCAATCGGGCCCAGGTGGAGGTCGCGTTTTTGCAGACACTGACCAAGCAGCAGATCATCGAGTACTATAAG GACTACATCATCTTGGGAGCACCCTCCCGCCGTTCCCTCTCGATCCACGTGGTGTCAACGGCGGAGGGCGGAGCCGGCCACCGGGACGCCCCACCCGAGGCGACCGAGCGCTCCACCAACGAAACCGCCGACGCGAAGGACTTTGTCAAGGTGTGCGATCTGGCCAGCTTCAAATCGACGCGCGCCCTCTACCCGATGGTGCAGCCATACATCGACATCAAACCAAAGGGCAGTAAGTGTAAGTTgtag